TTAATAAACGCAATGCTTCCCGAATTATATAGGACTTACGCAATAACTCTCTGCAACCCTCTTTCCTTCGTGTCCTTCGCGTTCTTTGTGGTTCGTTTTTTCATGATTTTGCGTAAGTCCTGTTATAGTTTCATCTTCACCACCTTTGAGGATTGGTACAAAAGGCAGTAAAGAAGGTAAAGGTTGTTCTAAGGCAATTTTAACATCTACTTCCCAAAGATTAATTACTCGGTAATCTTGACGCACCTCCAAACCAGCAATATTTGACTGATATCGAGTTGGTATTTCTTCATTACCTGTTTTCAGAATGTTAATGAGTACAGGATAGGTGGGTAATTGATATTTTTCCTCAGCTAGTCCTGCATAAGCTCCCATTCTTCGAGGCATTTCTGGTTTATACCGCAATTGCAGTTCATTAAGAACCAGAAATTTTCCGTATTCTTGACTCTCAGCGCGGATAAGTACATCACTTTCTCTACTAATCCACTGAAATTCAGAATTGAGTATTTCTTTAGCAACTACATCCGGGATTTGTGTTACCCATTTTACCCAGTTGTTGGGTGCGAGACTAATTAAACGTTTGGTGCTGACATCCGCAGGTTTGGACATAAAGCTGTATAGATTTACACAACATCTGATTACACAACAGCTTAACTTTTTCTCTGCAAAAAAGCGATCGCCACCTCACCCAACCATCCCCTAAAATCTCTAACAGATATATTAGGTAAAACCACATGAGTGAAACCAAAGATACCATTTTCGGTAAAATCATCCGTCGGGAAATCCCCGCAAACATCGTTTATGAGGATGATTTGGCTTTAGCCTTTACAGATGTTAACCCTCAAGCACCAGTTCACATCCTTGTCATTCCCAAAAAACCCATAGTTAAATTAGCAGATGCCGAATCTCAAGACCAAGCTCTTTTAGGACATCTGTTATTAACCGCTCAACGCGTAGCCGCAGAAGCGGGATTAAACAACGGTTATCGCGTTGTGATTAATAATGGTGCTGATGGCGGTCAAAGTGTCTACCATTTACATTTACATATTCTGGGAGGACGGCAAATGGCCTGGCCTCCTGGTTAATCAAACCTGAATGAATCGTGTCTTGAGATGCGATTCATTAGAAAAACTAATCATTTTTATAAGTAAAAATTTATTAAAACCCCTTTACAAAACAAAACTTATCCTTTAAGGTAGTATTCAAGTAGGCAAGTTTACCTACCCAATTCGTAAACACGAAAAGCAATTATAAAAATATGACCACTACCTTACAACAGCGCCAAAGCGCCAACGTATGGGATCGCTTCTGCGAGTGGATTACCAGCACCGATAACCGGATTTACATCGGTTGGTTCGGCGTTCTGATGATCCCAACCCTACTAGCTGCTACCACCTGCTTCATCATCGCATTCGTAGCTGCTCCTCCAGTAGACATCGACGGTATCCGCGAACCCGTAGCTGGTTCCTTGATTTACGGAAACAACATCATCTCCGGTGCAGTTGTTCCTTCCTCCAACGCTATCGGCTTGCACTTCTACCCAATCTGGGAAGCAGCTTCCTTAGATGAGTGGTTGTACAACGGCGGTCCTTACCAATTGGTAATTTTCCACTTCTTGATCGGTTGCGCTTGCTACCTAGGTCGTCAGTGGGAACTATCTTACCGCTTGGGTATGCGTCCTTGGATCTGTGTAGCTTACTCTGCGCCTTTGGCTTCTGCTACAGCAGTATTCTTAATCTACCCCATCGGACAAGGTTCATTCTCTGACGGTATGCCTTTGGGTATCTCTGGAACCTTCAACTTCATGATTGTGTTCCAAGCAGAACACAACATCTTGATGCACCCCTTCCATATGTTGGGAGTAGCTGGTGTATTCGGTGGTTCATTATTCTCCGCAATGCACGGTTCCTTGGTGACATCTTCCTTGGTTCGTGAAACAACCGAAACCGAGTCTCAAAACTACGGTTACAAGTTCGGACAAGAAGAAGAAACCTACAACATCGTAGCTGCTCACGGTTACTTTGGTCGGTTAATCTTCCAATACGCTTCCTTCAACAACAGCCGTTCACTTCACTTCTTCCTAGCTGCTTGGCCTGTAATCGGTATCTGGTTTACCGCTTTGGGTGTCAGCACAATGGCGTTCAACTTGAACGGTTTCAACTTCAACCAATCAGTAATTGATTCTCAAGGTCGGGTTATTGCTACCTGGGCTGATGTAATCAACCGCGCTAACTTGGGTATGGAAGTAATGCACGAGCGTAACGCTCACAACTTCCCTCTAGACTTGGCTGCTGCTGATGTTGCTCCTGTTGCTTTAACAGCACCTGCTATCAACGGTTAATTATCAAGTTTAGCTGAATGAAAAGCGCCTCTCAGAAATGGGGGGCGTTTTTTAATGTATGTATAGCAAAGTGCTGAGTGCTGTAAAGCCCTGCAAACCAAGGCGGGTATGGCTACGCCACGCAAGCTATGACAGATATGCTCAATTACTAATAATAATTTGAATAAACCCGCCCCTACATCAAGGCTTTCAGTAATCAACAATGTCCTAACCTCCTTGGCGGTTGCTATATGTATATTTGTGAAGATAATCTAAAACTCTTATTCTCAGCGCCTCTGCGCCTGGTGCGTGATGACTGGAAAAATGTCATCATAGTGATGGTGAAAAAATTCTGGAGATAAGACTACGGTTTACGCACGTCCCTTAGCACGGTTAATTGAGCAGTTGCAACGCCTACCGGGAGTTGGCCCTAAGTCAGCCCAACGCCTAGCTCTGCACATCCTGAAGCGCCCAGAAGCAGAAGTAGAAGCTTTAGCACAAGCCCTAATTGATGCAAAAAAGCAGATAGGTTTGTGTTCTGTTTGCTTTCACCTATCTGCTGATCCTGTTTGTGAAATTTGTCGTCATCCTAACCGTGATGATACTTCAATCTGTGTGGTTGCGGATTCTCGTGATTTAATTGCTTTGGAAAAAACCCGCGAATATAAAGGTAAGTATCACGTCTTGGGTGGGGTAATTTCCCCTATGGATGGTATTGGCCCAGAACAACTAACTATTCAAGCTTTGGTGCGGCGGGTGAGTCAACAAAAAACCCAAGAAGTGATTATGGCAATTAGTCCGACTATTGAAGGGGAGACAACAACCCTGTATATCGGTCAGCTACTGAAACCATTTACTAAGGTGACACGTATCGCCTTTGGTCTGCCTGTGGGTGGGGATTTGGAATATGCCGATGAAGTGACGCTGGCAAGAGCCTTGGAAGGTCGCAGAGAGTTAGATTAAGTTTTATCAAGAATTGCTTAAGAACAGGCGTTGCGTGCTTAATAGTCTGCATTTTTCGAGGCTATGCTACTAAGATTACTTGCTCGTTAGCTGGGATTTCAGTAGCTTTACAGTTATTTACCTGTGGATGTGTTGAATTTCAGGTAATGCTGTAGTGCTATGAACCTTCCATTCTTTCAGTGTTACCAGAATTTCTTCACGGTGAACACTTTTATCACATATCAGTTAACACGAAGCATTCCACCAGGGGCTAATTTAGCGCTCCCCTGTTTTTTCAATTGTTTCTATGACTGCTAAACCAATACCAGAAGCTGCTATGAGCATGACTGCTGAAAGCAAATACATATTGCTGAACATTTGGAGGGCATCTTCAAAAAACATATAGGTGGTCATTCCTTCACCTTCTCAACTTTGCGCTGCTAGTAGTTTTGGTTTTTCCACATGACTTAGTAGTTTTTGTGGAAAAATTGATATTAGTATCTTAACAAAACTTTAGCTAATTCACGAGACCGCTCGCAGTTTTTTTTTTAAAGATTAGATGAAGTTGATCAGCTTTCTGTCACAAACAATACTGAAAAACTTTTAATGTCATCATTATGACGAGAAAATTTTACGTAAATGCTTGATTTAACCAGTTACTTAAACTACAGAACAAAAATAAATATTATGGAACTATCAAATTTACAAATATTTACGAAACGTTGATTACTGCTTCTAATATCGCTGCTATACAAAGAAGATATCTTGCAAAAATTTACTGGATAAATTATCACTTATGTGCATCCAAATCTACCTCAAGTTTTTCTGAAGTTGAAGTATTTATGAATAAATTGTAATTGGAGAATTAAACAGCTTACATTAAGCAGCGTTCAATTGTGGCTAAGACAGATTGGGAAAGTGATGGAAAATCATAACCACCTTCCAAACCAAAGAGAATTTTACGAGTTACTCCCAGACAAGCATCTGTAAATAAGGCATAATCTGCTGGTTGTAAATTGATACTGGCTAAAGGATCTGCCTCATTGGCATCATAACCAGCACTGACAATCAGTAAATCTGCGTGAAAGTTAGCTAAAAACGGTATTACCTTGTTTTCTATGAGTGGCTGATATGCGGTGATATCAGTACCAGGAGGTAGAGGTAGGTTTAAAACATTATCATGAAGTCCGCGTTCTGAAGCTTTGCCAGTACCGGGATAACACGGATACTGATGTAAAGAACAGTAGGCAATTTGGGGATGAGTTTCAACGATCGCCTGTGTACCATTGCCATGATGTACATCCCAATCTAAAATGGCGACACGCTTAACTCCTGGTTGTTCTAGGGCATATAAAGCGGCGATCGCTGCATTGGAAAATAAGCAAAATCCCATCCCCGTATGACTTTCAGCATGGTGTCCCGGTGGACGTGCTAGGACAAAATCCGGATTTTTTGTGGCGAGTACAGTATCAACTCCATCCATCCAAGCACTTACGGCTAACAATGCTACATCATAACTGCGCGGAGAAACTGGTGTATCACCGTCTAAATAACCGCCACCAGTAGTAGCAATTTCCTTAACTTTATTGATATAGGTTGGAGTGTGCGCTTTTAATAGTGTAGACATTAGCGATCGCCTTTGTGATGCTGCGGTAGGCGATCGCCAAGTAATTTTTTCGGCAAAAGCGGCTGACTTGAGGGCATTAACGATGACTGTTAAGCGTTCTGGGCATTCTGGATGGTATCTTCCAGTATTGTGAT
The window above is part of the Nodularia spumigena CCY9414 genome. Proteins encoded here:
- a CDS encoding histidine triad nucleotide-binding protein yields the protein MSETKDTIFGKIIRREIPANIVYEDDLALAFTDVNPQAPVHILVIPKKPIVKLADAESQDQALLGHLLLTAQRVAAEAGLNNGYRVVINNGADGGQSVYHLHLHILGGRQMAWPPG
- the psbA gene encoding photosystem II q(b) protein, whose translation is MTTTLQQRQSANVWDRFCEWITSTDNRIYIGWFGVLMIPTLLAATTCFIIAFVAAPPVDIDGIREPVAGSLIYGNNIISGAVVPSSNAIGLHFYPIWEAASLDEWLYNGGPYQLVIFHFLIGCACYLGRQWELSYRLGMRPWICVAYSAPLASATAVFLIYPIGQGSFSDGMPLGISGTFNFMIVFQAEHNILMHPFHMLGVAGVFGGSLFSAMHGSLVTSSLVRETTETESQNYGYKFGQEEETYNIVAAHGYFGRLIFQYASFNNSRSLHFFLAAWPVIGIWFTALGVSTMAFNLNGFNFNQSVIDSQGRVIATWADVINRANLGMEVMHERNAHNFPLDLAAADVAPVALTAPAING
- the recR gene encoding recombination mediator RecR, whose protein sequence is MQRLPGVGPKSAQRLALHILKRPEAEVEALAQALIDAKKQIGLCSVCFHLSADPVCEICRHPNRDDTSICVVADSRDLIALEKTREYKGKYHVLGGVISPMDGIGPEQLTIQALVRRVSQQKTQEVIMAISPTIEGETTTLYIGQLLKPFTKVTRIAFGLPVGGDLEYADEVTLARALEGRRELD
- a CDS encoding histone deacetylase, with protein sequence MLSVIYSQEFLDHNTGRYHPECPERLTVIVNALKSAAFAEKITWRSPTAASQRRSLMSTLLKAHTPTYINKVKEIATTGGGYLDGDTPVSPRSYDVALLAVSAWMDGVDTVLATKNPDFVLARPPGHHAESHTGMGFCLFSNAAIAALYALEQPGVKRVAILDWDVHHGNGTQAIVETHPQIAYCSLHQYPCYPGTGKASERGLHDNVLNLPLPPGTDITAYQPLIENKVIPFLANFHADLLIVSAGYDANEADPLASINLQPADYALFTDACLGVTRKILFGLEGGYDFPSLSQSVLATIERCLM